A genomic region of Nitrospirota bacterium contains the following coding sequences:
- a CDS encoding FAD-dependent oxidoreductase has translation MDSFDLVVIGGGPAGEKGAAQAAYFGKKVAIIEKEPYFGGACVNTGTLPSKTLRESAIFFSGLKAREIYHVDWKIKDGVTVQDLMHRKDEIQRVQREQIDRNIARHKIERVAGAAVFEDAHTLRVSEINGGQDASPYSQPSIPARMAGSPRERGGRAIRGDVILIATGSRPHRPDNIAFDDTHIYDSDTILQLDAIPKSLTVIGGGVIGCEYACLFAALGAHVTLVDGRDRLLPFLDGDVANGLSESMKQRLHIDIVFNAKVKSVGRDPARGVVTTLEDGRSIASDKLLFAAGRSGVTHELGLDKLGIRADSRGQLAVNEHFQTTVPHIYAAGDVIGFPALASTSMEQGRVAMCHAFDLKYKDRVSPVLPYGIYTIPEVSCAGLSEEEAGKKGRAPVTGRVAFSNNPRGQIAGTDGFLKLIFDRDSRKLLGVHILGENAAEVVHVGVSCLMFQGTVDFFIASVFNYPTLCDAYKYAAYDALGRWNA, from the coding sequence GTGGATTCTTTTGATCTGGTTGTCATCGGTGGCGGGCCGGCCGGGGAGAAGGGAGCCGCCCAGGCCGCCTATTTCGGAAAGAAAGTTGCGATCATCGAGAAGGAGCCGTATTTCGGCGGCGCCTGTGTCAATACGGGCACGCTCCCCAGCAAGACTCTCCGCGAAAGCGCGATTTTTTTCTCGGGGCTGAAGGCGCGGGAGATCTATCACGTCGACTGGAAGATCAAGGACGGCGTAACGGTGCAGGACCTCATGCATCGAAAGGACGAGATCCAGCGCGTGCAGCGCGAGCAGATCGACCGTAACATCGCACGCCACAAGATCGAGCGCGTGGCCGGGGCGGCGGTGTTCGAGGACGCCCACACCCTGCGCGTGTCCGAAATCAACGGCGGGCAGGACGCTTCGCCGTACTCCCAACCTTCGATACCGGCCAGGATGGCCGGATCACCGAGGGAGCGCGGCGGACGAGCGATTCGAGGCGACGTCATCCTGATCGCCACCGGCTCCCGCCCTCACCGCCCGGACAATATCGCGTTCGACGACACCCACATCTACGACAGCGATACGATTCTCCAGCTCGACGCCATACCGAAAAGCCTGACCGTGATCGGCGGGGGCGTGATCGGGTGCGAGTACGCCTGCCTCTTCGCCGCGCTCGGCGCCCACGTGACCCTTGTGGACGGCCGGGATCGGCTCCTGCCGTTTCTCGACGGAGATGTGGCTAACGGCCTGAGTGAAAGCATGAAGCAACGCCTCCACATCGACATCGTCTTCAACGCGAAGGTCAAGAGTGTTGGGCGCGACCCGGCCCGCGGCGTTGTCACCACCCTTGAAGACGGACGGTCCATCGCCTCCGACAAACTTCTGTTCGCCGCCGGACGGTCCGGCGTTACGCACGAACTCGGGCTGGATAAGCTCGGCATCCGGGCCGATTCGAGAGGGCAGCTCGCCGTGAATGAACATTTCCAGACGACCGTTCCTCACATCTACGCCGCCGGAGACGTCATCGGCTTCCCCGCCCTCGCGTCCACGTCCATGGAACAAGGGCGCGTGGCCATGTGCCACGCCTTTGACTTGAAGTACAAGGACCGCGTCTCCCCCGTCCTCCCCTATGGCATCTACACCATTCCCGAGGTCTCGTGCGCCGGCCTGTCGGAAGAAGAGGCAGGGAAGAAGGGCCGGGCGCCGGTCACGGGTCGCGTCGCATTCAGCAACAACCCCAGGGGCCAGATCGCCGGGACGGACGGATTCCTCAAGCTGATCTTCGACCGGGACTCCCGCAAGCTCCTCGGCGTTCACATCCTGGGCGAGAACGCGGCCGAGGTCGTGCACGTCGGCGTCTCCTGCCTGATGTTCCAAGGGACCGTCGATTTCTTCATCGCCTCCGTGTTCAACTACCCGACACTCTGCGACGCGTACAAGTACGCGGCGTACGACGCCCTCGGCCGCTGGAACGCGTAG
- a CDS encoding PQQ-dependent sugar dehydrogenase: protein MIGYLRSPQRFAWVASLTVIPSLAVLCGGKSEKGTPVTTAGKGSGESAVRVETLITGLEIPWEIEFAQDGRAFITERPGRVKIFDMAFSPLATQSIPGVKAVGEGGLLGMALHPKFAENHWVYLYLTYEGPDEKIFNRVVRFVESGNALEPESGDTPKVIFDAMPGSGVHNGGRIKFGPDGKLYIAAGDSARKELAQDLTSLAGKIHRINDDGTIPADNPFPDSSIWSYGHRNPQGLTWDSKGRMYEAEHGPSGFDGPGGYDEANAIRSGKNYGWPKYGETGNPALVDPLFLSIDAVAPSGCVLYTGDRIPSWKGNLFLAMLRGQHLRRVVLEPSDPTRRKSDEILFNREFGRLRDIVQGPDGLIYILTSNRDGRAQTPFPTAEDDRLLRIGASE, encoded by the coding sequence GTGATCGGATACCTGAGAAGTCCCCAACGGTTCGCGTGGGTCGCTTCCCTGACCGTCATCCCTTCGCTGGCGGTTCTCTGCGGCGGAAAGAGCGAGAAGGGTACACCCGTCACAACGGCGGGCAAGGGAAGCGGCGAATCTGCCGTGCGCGTGGAGACGCTCATCACGGGGCTGGAAATCCCTTGGGAAATCGAATTCGCTCAGGATGGACGCGCGTTCATCACCGAGAGGCCGGGGCGCGTGAAAATCTTCGACATGGCCTTCTCGCCGCTCGCCACCCAATCCATTCCCGGTGTGAAGGCCGTCGGCGAAGGTGGACTTCTGGGCATGGCTCTCCATCCGAAGTTCGCCGAGAACCACTGGGTGTATCTCTACCTCACTTACGAGGGGCCGGACGAAAAGATATTCAATCGCGTCGTGCGGTTTGTGGAATCGGGAAACGCGCTCGAACCCGAAAGTGGAGATACGCCCAAGGTGATCTTCGATGCGATGCCCGGCAGCGGGGTCCACAACGGGGGACGCATCAAGTTCGGTCCCGATGGGAAACTGTACATAGCGGCAGGAGACTCGGCCAGGAAGGAGCTGGCGCAGGACCTCACCTCGCTTGCGGGGAAGATTCACAGAATCAACGACGACGGCACAATTCCGGCCGACAACCCGTTCCCCGATTCCAGTATCTGGTCGTACGGTCACCGGAACCCCCAGGGACTGACATGGGATTCGAAGGGCCGAATGTATGAGGCTGAACACGGCCCATCAGGATTCGACGGTCCCGGTGGCTACGACGAGGCCAATGCGATCCGGTCCGGCAAGAACTACGGCTGGCCGAAATACGGAGAAACGGGCAATCCGGCCCTGGTCGATCCGCTTTTCCTGTCGATCGATGCGGTGGCGCCATCTGGGTGCGTCCTGTACACCGGTGACCGAATCCCGTCATGGAAGGGCAACTTGTTCCTCGCCATGCTGAGGGGGCAACATCTCCGCCGTGTGGTTCTCGAACCCTCAGACCCCACGCGCCGCAAGTCGGATGAGATCCTTTTTAATCGCGAATTCGGCAGGCTTCGAGATATCGTCCAAGGACCGGACGGCCTCATCTACATCCTCACGAGTAACCGCGACGGCCGAGCGCAGACCCCATTTCCGACGGCCGAGGACGACCGTCTCCTTCGGATAGGCGCCTCGGAATAG
- a CDS encoding TPM domain-containing protein — protein sequence MGALLLVAASAALADVVPFTDYVSDYAEVVPDSTERGLNSLLKELQDKTGAQVAVVTLGTTAGVPAADYAVEFGQKWGVGKKGKDNGVVFLVAVFDREMFMATGYGVEGILPDGKVGRIRDEDVLPHFRSGDFGSGIAAGTLRIAQEIAQSEHVTLETVVQGVAPARARPRATGGIGPGAILVGMVLFMIFVRPLMRRRMLGAYGGRGSGWGGGFGGFGGGFGGGGFGGGFGGGLGGGFGGGGAGGRW from the coding sequence ATGGGTGCTCTTCTCTTGGTGGCGGCCTCCGCAGCTCTCGCGGACGTCGTCCCCTTCACCGACTACGTCAGCGACTACGCCGAGGTGGTGCCCGACTCCACCGAGCGCGGTCTAAATTCGCTCCTGAAGGAACTCCAGGACAAGACGGGCGCCCAGGTCGCTGTCGTCACGCTCGGGACGACAGCGGGTGTCCCCGCAGCCGACTACGCCGTCGAGTTCGGACAGAAATGGGGAGTCGGGAAGAAGGGGAAAGACAATGGTGTGGTGTTTCTCGTCGCCGTCTTCGATCGGGAAATGTTCATGGCCACGGGTTACGGCGTCGAGGGCATTCTCCCGGATGGAAAAGTGGGCCGGATTCGCGATGAGGACGTGCTCCCACATTTCCGCTCGGGCGATTTTGGATCGGGTATTGCGGCCGGAACGTTGCGAATCGCCCAGGAAATTGCCCAAAGTGAACATGTGACCCTGGAAACGGTGGTGCAGGGGGTCGCGCCGGCGAGGGCGAGACCGCGCGCGACCGGGGGGATCGGGCCGGGGGCGATTCTTGTCGGCATGGTTCTGTTCATGATTTTCGTACGGCCGCTCATGCGTCGGCGGATGCTCGGGGCGTACGGAGGGCGTGGATCGGGATGGGGCGGGGGATTCGGCGGATTCGGGGGTGGTTTCGGCGGCGGGGGGTTTGGCGGCGGTTTCGGGGGAGGGCTGGGAGGTGGATTTGGTGGAGGCGGAGCGGGCGGAAGATGGTAA
- a CDS encoding LemA family protein, translated as MKNGPSIGLILLGLIAVVGIGSCGYVVSVRNRFVTMEEGIKGQWAQVENVLQRRSDLIPNLVNTVKGYASHEKEIFENIAASRAKLGGAGTIDDKIKAANEMQSALSRLLVVVEQYPDLKANQNFTALQDELAGTENRIAVERKRYNDVVRDFNAAIRRFPGSSIAGYIGAKAYPYYGVPEEKKAVPEVKF; from the coding sequence ATGAAGAATGGTCCATCCATAGGATTGATCCTGCTGGGACTGATCGCCGTCGTCGGGATCGGGAGCTGCGGCTACGTGGTCAGCGTACGCAACCGCTTCGTGACGATGGAAGAAGGCATCAAGGGCCAATGGGCGCAGGTGGAGAACGTTCTGCAGCGCCGGAGCGATCTCATCCCGAATCTGGTGAACACCGTGAAGGGCTACGCATCGCACGAAAAGGAAATCTTCGAGAATATCGCCGCCTCGCGCGCGAAGCTCGGCGGTGCGGGGACGATCGACGACAAGATCAAAGCGGCGAACGAAATGCAGTCGGCTCTGTCGCGCCTGCTCGTCGTCGTGGAGCAGTATCCCGACCTCAAGGCGAATCAGAACTTTACGGCGTTGCAGGATGAACTGGCGGGGACCGAAAATCGAATTGCCGTCGAGCGGAAGCGGTACAATGATGTGGTGCGCGACTTCAATGCCGCGATTCGGCGATTCCCGGGAAGCTCCATCGCGGGCTACATCGGCGCGAAGGCGTACCCCTACTACGGGGTGCCCGAGGAGAAAAAGGCCGTCCCGGAAGTGAAGTTCTGA
- a CDS encoding Rrf2 family transcriptional regulator produces MRLTQYTDYSLRVLIYLGLRGDHPSTIREIARSYGISRNHLMKVVHRLGQFGYVDTLRGRGGGIRLSRAAADIRLGEVVRKTEENWTLVECFDLASNTCRIDPVCSLKQAIGKALSSFYAVLDGYTLEDVLRRRKALSAMLRVDRSPTHPRSADPLQKEVS; encoded by the coding sequence ATGCGACTGACACAGTACACGGACTACTCGCTTCGGGTCCTGATCTACCTCGGGCTCCGCGGGGATCATCCGTCCACCATCCGGGAGATCGCCCGGAGTTACGGTATTTCGCGGAATCACTTGATGAAAGTGGTCCACCGACTGGGACAATTCGGATATGTGGATACACTCCGGGGTCGCGGCGGGGGCATTCGACTTTCCAGGGCGGCCGCCGACATTCGGCTTGGCGAGGTCGTTCGAAAGACGGAGGAAAATTGGACGCTCGTCGAGTGCTTCGACCTCGCCTCCAACACCTGTCGGATCGATCCCGTCTGCTCTCTGAAACAAGCCATCGGCAAGGCCCTCTCCAGTTTCTACGCCGTGCTCGACGGGTACACTCTGGAGGACGTCTTGCGTCGTCGGAAGGCCCTCTCCGCCATGCTTCGGGTTGACCGGTCACCCACGCATCCACGCTCGGCTGATCCACTTCAAAAGGAGGTCTCATGA
- a CDS encoding peptidylprolyl isomerase, whose translation MRTRVIAIMIGLCLADVSCTKKVSTPSIPPEGIQSNDILSRSPVTDRSEVKHVLVGWRELAAAYRGQIDPRASARNKSDAEQLAFQLLGQVRGGEPIEKLMSEFSEDPGSAKNGQSYTATPDAPLVPPFKDLSLRLNVGEAGIVETVFGWHIIKRVQ comes from the coding sequence ATGCGAACACGGGTGATCGCGATCATGATCGGTCTGTGTCTGGCGGATGTGTCCTGCACGAAGAAAGTGAGCACGCCTTCCATCCCTCCGGAAGGGATCCAATCCAATGACATCCTCTCCCGGTCGCCGGTAACCGACCGGTCCGAGGTGAAGCACGTTCTGGTGGGATGGCGCGAACTGGCCGCGGCGTATCGGGGCCAGATCGATCCGCGGGCCTCGGCTCGAAACAAATCGGATGCAGAGCAACTCGCGTTCCAACTCCTCGGGCAGGTCCGCGGCGGCGAACCGATCGAGAAACTCATGTCGGAGTTTTCAGAAGACCCGGGGAGCGCGAAGAATGGTCAATCGTACACCGCCACGCCCGACGCTCCCCTGGTTCCACCGTTCAAAGATTTGTCCCTCAGGCTGAATGTCGGCGAGGCGGGCATCGTTGAAACGGTCTTCGGCTGGCACATCATCAAACGGGTTCAATAG
- a CDS encoding carboxypeptidase regulatory-like domain-containing protein: protein MSWWALAASCGHPGRGLWTRARGTVLAPALAASCGHPGRGLWTRARGTVLAPALILLLLPLAITACGKLKKEDLKRVGISGRVVDGSQDTPLRQATVKLYKPGDTQDPLDETQSGEDGKFSFATAFPGEYEIVASVQGYAPATTTVVVNPGEASEVTVRLYLTSDKFPEWSSYMTRKLARAFLSANGEFWIGTEGGLLRYPSNGSPIAYTTSEGLPSSVVLSLAATDKHILIGTDSGLARFNIKTEEWDVLTKEKDGLPGNRINGIGIDPKDKRLWVVTDGGAGRLEGHYWTTYHAGTSAGTACSSNGLPDNDVRSFVFDVDGRAWFGTAKGVGVFSNNAWCWYSKGNADSGLLDPSVNGMAMTAAGVDGKTWKWFGTDRGISTTDGCKWVSYSSFEPASVEWPPVGESRCTMAEQLCDTSTLTFGCTVDGSACFDDPAPCIEKGGYCRASCPLPAPSCELSASKCNAPPANCTKPAKVCDKTGLACTSDDSTCKPAGGKCVDQPVKCEAIATGCSLPERSCLQGGAACGALEGQCVTPGVMCTIPDRGCGLAATSCTGSNGCRVPARECKYAAARPCAQVYLKVDEAKMPTAAALSIYLPSSNEAWVGTPAGLVRYSQGTWGHEIINVPLGKVSGVGSDGTSIIVGHETGLRAYTGTEWKDYPAPGGPISSLIRDVLLDADGAVWVATDKGVSRFKAGEWKHFRKAEGLPDDDVRSLTLDSEGKLWAATKIGLVKLEGEKFAGLPDTLVDEDVRKLAGDGNGGLWVGTSKGLVYLQKTQVKRMGRSEGLLGEIVTSLFRDGSGALWVATGPAYDPACLCFNGGGVNRIESGKISAAQGLKAGLVNDLGVDSRGLLWAATSQGLSLFDGVNWRSILPNSADKTAGPLSASVTALAFEPSGKAWVGTDKGLSSTDDPSGKWTHFATKDGLGDVRVTALAVREKEIWIGTKNGLSVYRPQ from the coding sequence ATGAGTTGGTGGGCGCTCGCCGCGTCATGCGGCCATCCTGGCCGCGGGCTGTGGACGCGAGCACGGGGAACCGTCCTGGCCCCCGCGCTCGCCGCGTCATGCGGCCATCCTGGCCGCGGGCTGTGGACGCGAGCACGGGGAACCGTCCTGGCCCCCGCGCTCATCCTTCTTCTTCTGCCGCTCGCCATCACCGCCTGCGGCAAACTGAAGAAAGAAGATCTCAAACGTGTGGGGATCTCCGGCCGTGTGGTGGACGGCTCCCAGGATACTCCCCTCCGGCAAGCCACCGTCAAACTCTACAAGCCGGGCGACACGCAGGATCCCTTGGATGAGACTCAATCCGGCGAAGACGGCAAGTTCTCGTTCGCAACCGCATTCCCCGGGGAATATGAGATCGTTGCATCGGTCCAAGGCTACGCGCCGGCCACGACAACCGTCGTCGTCAATCCCGGCGAGGCCTCCGAGGTCACCGTCCGCCTTTACCTGACCTCCGACAAGTTCCCCGAGTGGTCCAGCTACATGACCCGGAAGCTGGCGCGAGCCTTTCTATCCGCCAACGGTGAATTCTGGATCGGCACGGAGGGCGGTCTGCTCCGCTACCCCTCCAACGGTTCCCCGATCGCGTACACCACTTCGGAAGGCCTTCCTTCGAGCGTTGTGCTCTCGCTCGCCGCCACGGACAAGCACATCTTGATCGGGACGGACAGCGGACTCGCGCGATTCAACATCAAGACCGAGGAATGGGACGTGCTCACGAAGGAGAAGGATGGCCTGCCGGGCAATCGCATCAATGGAATCGGAATCGATCCGAAAGACAAGCGACTTTGGGTGGTGACGGACGGGGGGGCCGGCCGCCTCGAAGGACACTACTGGACCACCTATCACGCGGGAACCTCGGCGGGCACCGCCTGTTCGTCCAACGGCCTGCCGGACAACGATGTGCGCTCGTTCGTGTTCGATGTGGACGGGCGCGCGTGGTTCGGCACGGCCAAGGGCGTGGGCGTCTTCTCGAACAACGCGTGGTGCTGGTACTCGAAAGGGAACGCGGATTCCGGGCTGCTCGATCCTTCCGTGAACGGAATGGCAATGACAGCGGCAGGCGTGGACGGCAAGACGTGGAAATGGTTTGGGACCGATCGCGGCATCAGCACCACCGATGGCTGCAAGTGGGTATCGTACAGCAGTTTTGAACCTGCCTCGGTGGAATGGCCCCCCGTGGGGGAATCCAGGTGCACCATGGCCGAACAGCTCTGCGACACGTCCACCTTGACCTTTGGGTGCACGGTGGACGGGAGCGCATGCTTCGACGACCCGGCGCCATGCATCGAAAAGGGAGGATATTGCAGGGCCAGTTGCCCGCTGCCGGCGCCGAGTTGCGAACTGTCCGCCTCAAAATGCAATGCGCCCCCGGCCAACTGCACCAAACCGGCCAAGGTGTGCGACAAAACCGGGCTCGCCTGTACGTCGGACGACAGCACCTGCAAACCCGCCGGAGGGAAATGCGTGGATCAGCCCGTTAAGTGCGAAGCGATCGCCACGGGCTGCTCGCTCCCCGAACGATCGTGCCTGCAAGGGGGCGCGGCGTGCGGAGCATTGGAAGGTCAGTGCGTTACCCCCGGTGTGATGTGCACCATCCCGGATCGCGGATGTGGTCTGGCGGCCACCTCCTGCACGGGGTCGAACGGCTGCCGCGTGCCGGCTCGAGAGTGCAAATACGCCGCGGCCAGGCCGTGTGCGCAAGTGTATCTCAAAGTGGATGAGGCGAAGATGCCGACCGCGGCTGCCCTCTCGATCTACCTTCCGTCTTCCAATGAAGCCTGGGTGGGAACGCCGGCCGGACTCGTTCGTTATTCGCAGGGCACCTGGGGCCACGAGATCATCAACGTGCCGCTCGGAAAGGTCTCCGGCGTCGGAAGCGACGGGACAAGCATAATCGTCGGACATGAAACGGGACTCAGGGCCTACACGGGAACGGAGTGGAAGGATTACCCGGCTCCAGGGGGTCCGATCAGCAGCCTGATCCGGGACGTTCTCCTGGATGCGGATGGGGCGGTGTGGGTGGCAACGGACAAGGGCGTCAGCCGGTTCAAAGCCGGCGAATGGAAGCACTTTCGCAAGGCGGAGGGGTTGCCGGACGATGATGTTCGCTCCCTGACGCTGGACTCCGAGGGCAAACTTTGGGCGGCGACCAAGATCGGCCTCGTCAAACTGGAGGGCGAAAAGTTCGCCGGTTTGCCGGACACGTTGGTCGACGAGGATGTTCGCAAGTTGGCGGGGGATGGGAATGGCGGGCTGTGGGTGGGCACGTCCAAGGGGCTTGTCTACCTCCAAAAGACCCAGGTGAAACGGATGGGCCGCAGTGAGGGTCTGCTTGGAGAAATCGTCACCTCTCTTTTTCGCGACGGCTCCGGCGCCCTTTGGGTGGCCACCGGCCCCGCCTACGATCCGGCCTGTCTCTGCTTCAACGGCGGAGGGGTGAATCGAATCGAATCGGGTAAGATCTCCGCGGCCCAGGGTCTCAAGGCCGGTTTGGTGAACGATCTCGGGGTCGATTCGCGCGGATTGTTGTGGGCGGCCACCAGCCAGGGTTTGAGCCTCTTCGATGGAGTCAACTGGAGGTCGATCCTTCCGAATTCCGCCGACAAGACGGCGGGGCCTCTCAGCGCCAGCGTCACCGCGCTGGCCTTCGAACCGAGCGGCAAAGCATGGGTGGGAACGGACAAAGGACTGAGTTCAACCGATGATCCCTCGGGGAAGTGGACCCATTTTGCAACGAAAGATGGACTCGGTGACGTGCGGGTGACCGCTCTCGCCGTACGCGAGAAGGAAATCTGGATCGGCACGAAGAACGGCCTTTCCGTCTACCGCCCCCAATAG
- a CDS encoding DUF59 domain-containing protein: protein MEKDIKEEVMGALSHVVDPELGVNIVDLGLVYHIEADADRVHVQMTVTAPGCPMGTHLLEMARNAIEANVPGSPEISVDLVWDPPWNPMMMSPIARQQLGWNE from the coding sequence ATGGAAAAGGACATCAAAGAGGAAGTGATGGGCGCCCTCAGCCACGTCGTCGATCCCGAACTGGGGGTCAACATCGTCGACCTCGGCCTCGTGTACCACATCGAGGCGGATGCGGACCGAGTGCACGTGCAGATGACGGTAACCGCGCCGGGCTGCCCCATGGGAACGCATCTGCTCGAAATGGCTCGAAACGCCATCGAAGCGAATGTGCCGGGATCCCCGGAGATCAGCGTCGACCTGGTCTGGGACCCGCCCTGGAACCCCATGATGATGTCGCCGATCGCCCGACAGCAATTGGGCTGGAACGAATAA
- a CDS encoding nucleotidyltransferase domain-containing protein: MSEEPQGVLPRECELALEGAVADLRGLFDTDLLSVVLFGSGARGDFDPKRSDLNLLVVLKQADFARLKRIVPTLKSWRKRRISTPLVMDPAYIQTAQDVFPLEFLEMRWAHRVLHGPDPLAAIEPPREALRRQCEQEARGKLLHLRKILLETDLDSKRLMDAVRLAAPAFVRIGRTHLYLKFSKVSLQADEVLKGLEQDLGLPLQGLASAWGSRSRVSGQGADADKLFAELLADVEALVAAVDSLHTS; encoded by the coding sequence TTGAGCGAGGAACCACAGGGAGTCCTCCCGCGAGAGTGCGAACTGGCCCTCGAAGGGGCGGTCGCGGATCTCCGCGGCCTTTTCGACACCGATCTTCTGAGCGTAGTGCTTTTCGGGAGCGGGGCGAGAGGTGATTTCGACCCGAAACGATCGGATCTCAATCTCCTGGTCGTCTTGAAGCAGGCCGATTTCGCGCGGCTGAAACGGATCGTGCCAACCCTGAAATCCTGGCGGAAGCGGAGGATCAGCACACCGTTGGTCATGGACCCGGCCTACATCCAAACGGCTCAGGACGTTTTCCCTCTGGAGTTCCTTGAAATGAGATGGGCGCATCGAGTGCTGCATGGGCCGGACCCCCTTGCAGCGATCGAGCCTCCGCGGGAGGCGCTTCGGCGCCAGTGCGAGCAAGAGGCACGGGGCAAGCTCCTCCATCTGAGAAAAATACTTCTGGAGACGGATCTTGATTCGAAGCGGCTGATGGACGCGGTCCGCCTCGCCGCGCCTGCCTTTGTTCGCATCGGCCGCACGCACTTGTATCTGAAGTTCTCAAAGGTTTCTCTCCAGGCCGATGAAGTGCTGAAAGGGCTCGAACAGGATCTCGGTCTCCCCTTGCAAGGTCTTGCCTCAGCCTGGGGATCGCGATCGCGGGTGAGCGGGCAAGGCGCCGATGCGGACAAGCTTTTCGCCGAACTCCTCGCCGATGTGGAAGCCCTCGTTGCCGCCGTGGATTCTCTCCACACTTCGTGA
- a CDS encoding DUF2249 domain-containing protein: MNNNGSIMDVRAIPPRERHPRIFTTFDDLPPDGAFELVNDHNPVPLLHQFHFERRDGFEWWPLEQGPAIWRVLIAKRGRTAPASITDLLQRDHRRLDVLWAAFRDHVEKSQLNEGRARFSEFALGLRRHIRIEEEILFPIFEERTGMHAAGPTAVMRQEHRGIQSCMAEIESALSSNDAPIAASKIAGPADELVEILTGHNRKEEQILYPMSDQSLSQGERDDLVHRMRAY; this comes from the coding sequence ATGAACAACAACGGATCGATCATGGACGTGCGCGCCATCCCCCCTCGGGAGCGCCACCCCCGAATCTTCACAACGTTCGACGATTTGCCCCCGGACGGAGCCTTCGAGCTCGTCAACGACCACAACCCCGTGCCGCTCTTGCACCAATTCCACTTCGAACGCCGCGATGGGTTCGAATGGTGGCCCCTCGAACAGGGTCCCGCGATCTGGCGCGTCCTGATCGCCAAGCGCGGCCGAACGGCGCCCGCTTCGATCACCGACTTGCTCCAAAGGGATCATCGACGCCTGGATGTACTTTGGGCAGCCTTTCGCGATCATGTGGAAAAGAGCCAACTCAACGAGGGACGCGCCCGATTCTCCGAATTCGCGCTGGGGCTCCGTCGACACATCCGCATCGAGGAGGAAATCCTGTTCCCGATCTTCGAGGAGCGCACGGGGATGCACGCTGCCGGACCCACCGCCGTTATGCGCCAGGAGCACCGCGGGATCCAAAGCTGCATGGCCGAAATTGAATCGGCGCTTTCTTCGAACGATGCGCCGATTGCAGCATCGAAGATCGCCGGCCCGGCCGACGAATTGGTCGAGATCCTGACCGGACACAATCGCAAGGAAGAGCAGATCCTTTATCCGATGTCCGACCAATCGCTCTCCCAAGGCGAACGCGATGACTTGGTCCATCGGATGCGGGCTTACTGA